In Sphingobacterium sp. PCS056, the following proteins share a genomic window:
- a CDS encoding CPBP family intramembrane glutamic endopeptidase produces MKLINEIKKVNWFLILSFYGLILILTYFSRKLPNVLQSVIHAFTNLEVNWNYNHGIAILLVSFLFYKFSPVKSTYSLFGDNKLKSALFPLLLFIGYSVYGFSNNNGINEHLWAFIFCLFTIVYDIMEEYTWRGYLIEGLGKINLIVKSVISGIFWGFWHLLIFNDFDQYGGFGVFLLFSIIFSFILTFSVSKTKAILVPATIHALLIRTNIVTLICFIIFVIMLLTWDRKLFKKRGKSRFINNGNS; encoded by the coding sequence ATGAAATTAATTAATGAAATTAAAAAAGTAAACTGGTTCCTTATTTTATCTTTTTATGGACTCATCCTGATTTTAACTTATTTTTCCAGAAAACTTCCAAATGTATTGCAATCGGTTATCCATGCATTCACCAATTTAGAGGTCAATTGGAATTATAATCACGGCATTGCGATCCTTCTAGTTTCCTTTTTATTTTACAAGTTCAGTCCAGTAAAGTCCACGTATTCGCTATTTGGAGATAACAAGCTAAAAAGCGCACTCTTCCCGCTACTATTATTTATCGGATATTCAGTTTATGGATTTAGCAACAACAATGGTATAAATGAACATCTATGGGCATTTATATTTTGTCTATTTACTATCGTTTATGATATCATGGAGGAATATACTTGGAGGGGGTATTTAATTGAAGGTCTAGGGAAAATTAATCTCATTGTTAAAAGCGTTATTTCTGGAATATTTTGGGGATTTTGGCATCTTCTTATATTCAATGATTTCGATCAATATGGTGGATTTGGAGTTTTCCTTCTTTTTAGTATTATTTTTTCATTTATTTTAACTTTTTCTGTTTCAAAAACCAAAGCTATCCTTGTTCCTGCTACCATACATGCCTTATTGATTAGAACAAACATCGTAACCTTGATCTGTTTTATTATTTTTGTAATCATGCTATTAACCTGGGACAGAAAGCTATTCAAGAAAAGAGGTAAATCACGTTTTATTAACAATGGGAATAGCTAA
- a CDS encoding helix-turn-helix domain-containing protein: protein MDKYELRAIILSGILLSVFFFAVLYNSYSRFPFFNIFASGQMLKLQKNSRPKAVTIFEEILKEWDNHLDFTSVAIAANMLKLFVLSSREVNSESPILTKTGYNSVLLKQFLNLIEENFKDVRLPKDYAALLYITSNHLNFICKDQINMSAGEIIRNRVLLEAKRMLVNFELSVATIGMELNFFNTSYFIKFFKKYTLFTPEAFRKQYYNKS from the coding sequence ATGGATAAATACGAATTACGAGCAATTATTCTAAGTGGAATACTCTTATCGGTTTTCTTTTTTGCTGTATTGTACAATTCATATAGTCGATTTCCCTTCTTTAATATTTTCGCTAGTGGTCAAATGCTAAAACTGCAGAAAAATAGCCGCCCTAAAGCCGTTACTATTTTTGAAGAAATTTTAAAAGAATGGGATAATCATTTAGATTTTACGTCTGTAGCTATTGCAGCAAATATGCTTAAACTATTTGTCTTATCCAGTAGAGAGGTAAATTCTGAATCACCAATTTTGACTAAAACAGGTTATAACTCTGTCTTACTGAAACAATTTCTGAATCTAATCGAGGAGAACTTTAAAGATGTTAGACTTCCTAAAGATTATGCAGCCCTGCTTTACATCACTTCGAATCATTTGAATTTTATCTGCAAAGACCAGATTAATATGTCAGCTGGAGAAATCATACGTAATAGAGTATTGCTCGAGGCAAAAAGGATGTTAGTAAATTTTGAACTTTCAGTAGCAACAATAGGAATGGAACTCAATTTTTTTAACACATCATATTTTATCAAATTTTTCAAAAAATACACGCTATTTACTCCTGAAGCTTTTAGGAAACAGTACTATAATAAATCTTAA
- a CDS encoding cytochrome c oxidase subunit 2A, with the protein MMDTKSTNDEQFKPYGTIAFMVVLFILTALVWFSVYYIQIDRT; encoded by the coding sequence ATGATGGATACTAAAAGCACAAATGATGAACAATTTAAACCTTATGGAACCATTGCATTTATGGTCGTCCTATTCATTTTGACGGCACTTGTATGGTTTAGTGTTTATTATATTCAGATAGACCGCACTTAA